The following are from one region of the Paenibacillus sp. JZ16 genome:
- a CDS encoding DUF4179 domain-containing protein, with the protein MQVKRRIVDIMANIDNQELENLLLTEEEERELTQQISMERIKNRAMNRIQEEETMMFKNRKVKKYKASIVIAAAMIMILSTTAFASQYMDSLKQFFGQSASIAEDERSPIQGTDTASGVTMNVEEGVYVGNSGYLVVSFMKEDGTPFPEGVSIPLLELKTEHDVSYMVGQQLLEDNKKLVGVFEMDAMNDLDGLKARITADRITSADNTQAVEGPWDVQFTISPGKQREQSLNLAIDEGEEALSLSTISVSSIGVAIEGKRTDGELDKLPEYTPEVKVIAADGSELMLHASSTSTTKSGFQWLYNLDSKNNLVFLGDVDIKSISIDGNVTELK; encoded by the coding sequence ATGCAAGTGAAGCGGCGAATTGTAGATATCATGGCCAATATCGACAATCAGGAGCTGGAGAATCTTCTCCTTACGGAGGAAGAGGAACGCGAGTTGACACAGCAAATCAGTATGGAACGCATCAAGAATCGAGCGATGAACCGTATTCAAGAGGAGGAAACGATGATGTTTAAAAACAGGAAAGTGAAAAAATATAAAGCCAGTATCGTTATCGCTGCCGCGATGATTATGATACTTAGCACGACCGCATTTGCGAGCCAATACATGGATAGCTTGAAGCAGTTCTTCGGTCAATCCGCGTCCATTGCGGAAGACGAACGATCACCTATACAAGGGACAGATACCGCGTCCGGGGTAACCATGAATGTGGAAGAAGGGGTTTATGTCGGCAACAGCGGTTATTTGGTGGTCAGCTTCATGAAAGAGGATGGCACGCCATTCCCCGAGGGTGTTTCGATCCCCCTACTTGAACTGAAAACGGAACATGATGTGAGTTATATGGTGGGGCAGCAGCTTCTTGAGGATAACAAAAAGCTTGTCGGCGTATTTGAGATGGATGCGATGAATGACCTCGACGGGCTTAAGGCACGGATCACAGCCGATCGAATCACGTCAGCGGACAACACCCAAGCCGTTGAAGGCCCTTGGGATGTTCAATTCACCATTTCTCCCGGGAAGCAGAGAGAGCAGAGTCTGAATCTGGCGATCGATGAGGGTGAGGAGGCACTGTCTCTCAGTACTATTAGTGTCTCTTCCATCGGTGTAGCTATCGAAGGCAAGCGTACCGATGGTGAGCTGGATAAACTGCCGGAGTATACGCCGGAGGTTAAGGTTATCGCCGCTGACGGATCAGAACTGATGCTTCATGCCAGTTCGACAAGTACCACAAAGAGCGGGTTTCAGTGGCTGTATAATTTGGACAGCAAGAACAACCTCGTTTTTCTGGGGGATGTGGACATCAAAAGCATCAGCATTGACGGCAACGTGACGGAGCTGAAGTAA
- a CDS encoding DMT family transporter, with protein sequence MSNINTGVKVKPYGSDTQASRRFKGGFWLVVLGAALWGVDPLFRVILLKNLTSAQIVLLEHIIISLIAIPVLWKNREELKGLGWNHVGALLFISWGGSALATVLFTMGLSSGNLNAVLLLQKLQPLFAIILASLLLKEKLPRHFGILLIIALAGTYLLTFGLTLPIGHWNEFIQVGSLLSLGAAALWGGSTVMGRLMVGKLKYETVTSLRFVLALPLLTVITWSEGAAWNMPAWNTGAFALVSLNLIGQALLPGLLSLLVYYKGLTTTKASVATLAELSFPMVGVLINWIVFQQIVTGPQLLGFLLIWVVLFIISRQQSEASPQLQ encoded by the coding sequence ATGAGTAATATTAATACTGGAGTCAAGGTGAAACCCTATGGTTCCGACACACAGGCAAGTCGACGTTTTAAGGGAGGGTTCTGGCTCGTCGTTTTGGGAGCCGCCCTGTGGGGCGTAGACCCCTTATTCCGGGTCATTCTGCTTAAGAATCTGACTTCGGCACAGATCGTTTTGCTTGAACATATCATTATTTCCCTGATTGCAATTCCTGTATTGTGGAAGAACCGGGAGGAACTAAAAGGCCTTGGCTGGAATCATGTCGGTGCTCTGCTGTTTATATCCTGGGGCGGCTCGGCATTGGCTACCGTATTGTTCACGATGGGGCTGTCGAGCGGCAATCTGAATGCCGTCCTGCTGCTTCAGAAGCTGCAGCCGCTGTTTGCCATCATTCTGGCCAGCCTGCTTCTGAAAGAGAAGCTTCCGCGCCATTTCGGCATACTGCTCATCATCGCGTTGGCGGGCACGTATTTACTGACCTTCGGTTTAACCTTGCCGATTGGCCATTGGAATGAGTTTATTCAAGTTGGCAGTCTCTTGTCCTTAGGCGCAGCAGCGCTGTGGGGCGGTTCAACCGTCATGGGGCGCCTGATGGTAGGCAAACTGAAATACGAGACGGTAACCTCGCTGCGCTTCGTGCTTGCCCTGCCGCTCCTGACCGTCATCACGTGGAGCGAGGGTGCAGCATGGAATATGCCGGCCTGGAATACCGGGGCCTTTGCCTTGGTATCGCTGAACCTGATCGGTCAGGCATTACTGCCGGGTCTCCTGAGCTTGCTGGTTTATTATAAAGGATTAACCACGACCAAAGCCTCCGTGGCAACACTCGCGGAATTGAGTTTTCCCATGGTGGGCGTGCTCATCAACTGGATCGTATTCCAGCAGATCGTGACAGGTCCTCAGCTTCTGGGATTCCTGCTGATCTGGGTCGTACTGTTTATTATTTCCAGACAGCAATCCGAAGCTTCCCCGCAATTGCAATAA
- a CDS encoding RNA polymerase sigma factor, protein MEDRTLLDGLAQKDPRCFETLVDRYSRYIAAVVAKVAGGRFNSYDVEEITGDVLVKLWTDGPKIMLRGDSLKPYLAIAARNHTLNVLRKRQRVIESELEDDAVSCPSAEALAILRQEKEAISGMVQDMGEPDREIFIRRYFYLEKVRDIASRLNMQEKAVTARIRRAKDKLRIHYETENP, encoded by the coding sequence ATGGAGGATCGGACATTGTTGGACGGGCTTGCGCAGAAAGATCCGCGGTGTTTTGAAACATTGGTTGACCGCTATTCACGCTACATAGCCGCGGTGGTCGCTAAAGTGGCCGGTGGACGGTTTAATTCCTACGATGTGGAGGAAATCACCGGGGACGTGCTGGTCAAGCTGTGGACAGACGGGCCCAAAATCATGCTGCGCGGAGATAGCCTCAAGCCTTATCTGGCCATAGCCGCGCGTAATCATACCTTGAATGTTTTGCGAAAAAGACAGCGGGTCATTGAATCCGAATTGGAAGATGATGCGGTTTCTTGTCCTTCTGCAGAGGCATTGGCTATTCTGCGGCAGGAGAAGGAAGCGATTAGCGGCATGGTCCAGGATATGGGGGAACCGGATCGCGAAATCTTCATCCGCAGGTACTTCTATTTGGAGAAAGTCCGAGATATTGCAAGCAGGCTGAATATGCAGGAGAAAGCCGTCACGGCCCGGATCCGCCGGGCAAAGGACAAACTGCGCATTCATTATGAAACCGAGAATCCGTAG
- a CDS encoding ABC transporter permease: MEPKVAHHSLPAVKAAKKPSKLKTVAALVRKDWQLYSLLILPVMYLLIFKYGPMIGNVIAFRRFMPGGSIYGEKWVGLHYFNMFIHDPAFWNVFKNTLLLGALSLLFTFPVPIIFALLLNEVKSRRFKKFVQTASYLPHFLSIVIVAGMILQLTSVNGSVNSLVEFFNGERINFMQRAEWFRAIYISSEIWQGMGWGAILYLAALTTIDESLYEAARIDGANRWKQTLFVTIPGILPTIVTLLILNMGAFLAVGFEKILLLYNPVIYETADVISTYLYRVGLVSNNFSYATAIGLFESIIGLILVFSVNAISRRLTDRSLW; the protein is encoded by the coding sequence ATGGAGCCAAAAGTTGCGCATCATTCCTTGCCAGCCGTGAAAGCGGCCAAGAAGCCATCCAAACTTAAAACCGTCGCTGCCCTGGTCCGGAAGGATTGGCAGCTGTATTCCCTATTGATTTTGCCGGTCATGTACCTGCTCATTTTTAAATATGGACCGATGATTGGCAACGTGATCGCTTTCAGGCGATTTATGCCCGGAGGAAGCATCTATGGGGAGAAATGGGTAGGACTGCACTATTTCAACATGTTTATCCATGACCCGGCGTTCTGGAACGTATTCAAGAATACCCTGCTGCTCGGTGCGTTATCCCTGCTCTTTACGTTTCCGGTACCCATCATCTTTGCGCTGCTGCTGAATGAGGTGAAGAGCAGGCGATTCAAGAAATTCGTTCAGACGGCTTCTTATCTCCCGCACTTTCTGTCCATCGTCATCGTTGCCGGGATGATCCTGCAATTGACGTCGGTCAACGGCTCCGTTAACTCGCTCGTGGAGTTCTTTAACGGGGAACGAATCAATTTCATGCAGCGGGCCGAGTGGTTCCGGGCGATCTATATCTCGTCGGAAATCTGGCAGGGCATGGGCTGGGGCGCGATCCTGTATCTGGCCGCATTAACGACGATTGATGAATCGCTGTACGAGGCGGCAAGGATCGACGGGGCCAACCGCTGGAAGCAAACGCTGTTTGTCACGATTCCGGGCATCCTGCCGACGATTGTGACGCTGCTGATCCTGAACATGGGGGCATTCCTGGCGGTAGGGTTCGAGAAAATATTGCTGCTGTACAATCCGGTTATATATGAGACGGCTGATGTGATCTCGACGTACCTGTATCGGGTCGGTCTCGTATCGAACAACTTCAGTTATGCCACGGCCATTGGACTGTTCGAATCCATAATCGGACTTATATTGGTATTCTCCGTGAATGCGATCTCGCGAAGACTGACGGATCGAAGCTTATGGTAA
- a CDS encoding choice-of-anchor I family protein produces the protein MKVVSLLMAAEITMASLFSAGTVMAEEGQEILQTASAETASQDAAIDIAAVDFGITDKIFPDAHAEESYTVTVDVYGGQAPYTFSATGLPAGLDITPDTGFITGTPAAGQEGEYTVEVTVQDSAPVPATAQSLVKLQVLGKRPDPVADKLAMRMIGHYSVGTSNKDGGVAEIVKYNKDNGKLYLVNGSTQPASLEIVSLGADGSLLKDKQINVEDLASKDGFLYGDLTSVDINTKTKQVVVAVQEQDHTKAGKVLVLDYDGGLIGSFETGIQPDMVKYTSDGRYILTADEGEPRTETAPDPEGSITIIDTLSGEASHLKFDDPSIIDDQVHIRGPVEADGQIRSTGTKAEAIRDLEPEYISLSEDELTAYVALQENNAIAVVDIAAKRIQSVKGLGYKDFNQPENQLDLLKDGQIKFENVPFYGMYMPDGIATYSENGQQYILSANEGDATGWDDRSNESNIGKMKPSLDPLSPAAQFLADKGTTYDKVEVAGDMGTEGLYLYGGRSFSIWNAADMSQVYDSGSDFEKITAERLPNHFNASNDKTDLDSRSAKKGPEPEYVAVGKVGQKTLAFVGLERIGGVMTYDVTNPSDPAFLNYINTRDFNGGIESDSGPEGLDFIPAADSKTGRPLLLVANEVSGTVALLELQVTKITLDKTSLKLSPGGTPELLQASVEPIQGGSTELAWSSSNEMVAAVDQNGLVTPISAGEAVITVLSKDGYGSAVVPVKVTDGSVDGEPWKLTVMHTNDTHAHLAEVARRATLVQEVRSEGGNSLLLDAGDVFSGDLYFTKWFGLADLAFMNYMGYDAMTFGNHEFDQGTKTLADFVSKAQFPLVSANVDLSQDANISHLIRKPAVIDTDQPKTTANNGVYPYVTLLVDGQKVGVFGLTTEDTAETSSPGKDVVFRDAVTSAQATVEAMEKDGLDKIIALSHLGYAKDQALAEAVEGIDLIVGGHTHTTLNAPEVVTDNQHGTPTVIVQANEWGKFLGRVDLQFDKNGVVLVGDGQLDGKLIPVDSTVQEDTQAKDMLAPYKAELEELMKQVIGTAGVVLDGKRENVRSKETNLGNLIADGMLAKAKELKNADIALTNGGGIRAAIDEGEITMGELRTVMPFGNTLFVMDVTGQQLKDGLENGISGAKLADLPGKFPQIAGMKFKWDPSAPAGDKVFDVQIMKDGSYKPLVLTETYRMATNSFVAKGGDGYKSFADAIAEGKYNEDLGYPDYEIFMEYVNKLGGKVTPKVEGRITEQKKPANPGDGSSPGSGSGGSGGGSVTPPVSQPNPPSSGGNTSLPNVMAGKDLNITDAGGAVDRITVKEEAWKKAVAGVSANGQQELIIRAPELNRAAELSLSAAGLKLAMERNSNVTLVLETALGAFRLPVTALHLDEVLKPAQGSGSIQVKVSVAPAASKVADAMISKAASMGASMAAIGALQFGVAVGAPGAEQERKDFGKRVISRILPLPAGTASNSVTAVIFDADAGSFRFVPATATTWNGKPAIEVKHAGNGIYALLQYKKTFADLNGHWAKAEIESMASKLLVNEVNANSYAPGKVITRAEFTAMLVRAMGLSPVIESGAFKDVQDASAYAGEIGAALRYGLIEGGTGGAFLPNASMTRAEMAVMITRAMEAVNPTDLPNQSANASIEFKDQASIPAWAAAHIASLTEQGILRGDNHGHFGALDSVTRAQAALVLKRTLAALNFMN, from the coding sequence ATGAAAGTAGTCTCGCTGTTGATGGCGGCGGAAATCACGATGGCCTCTTTATTTTCGGCAGGCACCGTGATGGCTGAAGAGGGACAGGAGATACTCCAGACGGCCAGCGCGGAAACAGCATCCCAAGATGCAGCTATCGATATCGCTGCCGTTGATTTCGGCATTACCGATAAGATCTTTCCGGATGCGCATGCAGAAGAGTCATACACGGTGACAGTTGATGTGTATGGTGGACAAGCGCCCTATACCTTCTCGGCGACGGGTCTACCGGCAGGCTTGGACATTACGCCCGATACAGGATTCATTACGGGTACGCCTGCTGCTGGACAAGAGGGCGAATATACGGTTGAGGTAACGGTGCAGGATAGCGCACCCGTACCTGCGACCGCTCAGTCGCTTGTGAAATTGCAAGTATTGGGGAAACGCCCAGATCCGGTGGCTGACAAGCTGGCCATGAGGATGATCGGTCATTATTCGGTAGGTACCTCCAATAAGGATGGCGGCGTGGCGGAAATTGTAAAATACAACAAAGATAATGGAAAGCTCTATCTAGTCAATGGTTCAACCCAGCCGGCAAGTCTCGAAATCGTGTCTCTTGGCGCTGACGGCAGCTTGCTGAAGGACAAGCAGATTAATGTGGAAGACTTGGCAAGCAAGGACGGTTTTCTGTATGGGGACCTGACCAGCGTGGATATCAACACCAAGACGAAGCAGGTTGTGGTCGCTGTACAGGAGCAGGATCATACGAAAGCTGGTAAGGTCCTGGTGCTCGACTATGACGGCGGTTTGATCGGATCTTTTGAAACCGGCATCCAGCCGGACATGGTCAAGTATACGTCCGATGGCCGTTATATCCTGACGGCGGATGAAGGCGAGCCTCGTACGGAGACCGCTCCTGATCCGGAAGGAAGCATTACGATTATCGACACCTTATCAGGCGAAGCAAGTCATCTGAAATTTGATGACCCGTCGATCATTGACGATCAGGTGCATATTCGCGGACCTGTGGAAGCGGACGGGCAAATTCGCAGCACCGGAACCAAAGCTGAAGCGATTCGTGATCTGGAACCCGAGTACATCTCGTTGTCCGAGGATGAGCTCACGGCTTATGTCGCCTTGCAGGAGAATAATGCAATCGCCGTGGTCGATATCGCCGCGAAGCGTATCCAATCGGTCAAAGGGCTCGGGTATAAAGATTTCAATCAACCAGAGAACCAACTCGACCTCCTGAAGGATGGACAAATCAAGTTTGAGAACGTTCCTTTTTACGGCATGTATATGCCGGACGGAATTGCGACCTACAGCGAGAACGGACAGCAGTATATCCTGTCTGCGAACGAAGGGGATGCTACCGGCTGGGATGACCGAAGCAATGAAAGCAACATTGGCAAAATGAAGCCTAGTCTGGATCCGTTATCTCCGGCAGCTCAATTTTTGGCTGACAAGGGAACCACCTATGACAAGGTTGAAGTTGCCGGCGATATGGGCACTGAAGGGCTATATCTGTATGGAGGTCGTTCATTCTCCATCTGGAATGCAGCCGACATGTCCCAGGTGTACGACAGCGGCAGTGATTTTGAGAAGATTACGGCCGAGCGCTTGCCGAATCATTTCAATGCCAGCAATGATAAAACCGATCTGGACAGCCGCAGCGCCAAGAAAGGACCTGAGCCGGAATATGTTGCCGTGGGTAAGGTCGGACAGAAAACGCTGGCTTTTGTCGGACTTGAGCGCATTGGCGGGGTTATGACGTATGATGTCACGAATCCATCCGATCCTGCGTTTCTGAACTATATCAACACACGGGATTTTAACGGCGGGATAGAGTCGGATTCCGGCCCGGAGGGACTGGACTTTATTCCGGCCGCGGACAGCAAGACAGGACGGCCGCTGCTGCTGGTCGCTAATGAGGTCAGTGGAACGGTGGCCCTGCTGGAGCTCCAGGTAACCAAGATTACGCTGGACAAGACATCGCTTAAGCTGAGTCCAGGCGGCACACCGGAACTATTGCAGGCGAGCGTGGAGCCGATCCAAGGCGGTTCAACCGAGCTGGCTTGGAGTTCCTCCAACGAAATGGTGGCTGCGGTAGACCAGAACGGCCTGGTCACGCCGATCTCCGCAGGGGAAGCGGTGATTACCGTCCTGAGCAAGGATGGCTACGGATCAGCGGTAGTGCCGGTTAAGGTAACGGACGGTTCAGTGGATGGAGAACCGTGGAAGTTAACGGTGATGCATACCAACGATACCCATGCGCATCTGGCGGAAGTGGCCAGACGGGCTACGCTGGTTCAGGAGGTCCGCAGCGAAGGCGGGAACAGCCTGCTGCTGGATGCAGGGGATGTATTCTCCGGCGATCTGTATTTCACCAAATGGTTTGGGCTGGCGGATCTGGCCTTCATGAACTATATGGGTTATGACGCGATGACGTTCGGTAACCACGAATTCGATCAAGGCACCAAGACGCTTGCAGATTTCGTGAGTAAGGCGCAATTCCCGCTTGTCAGCGCGAATGTGGATCTTAGTCAGGATGCTAACATCTCGCACCTGATTCGTAAGCCGGCGGTGATCGATACCGATCAGCCAAAGACGACGGCAAATAACGGGGTATATCCATACGTGACATTGCTGGTTGACGGCCAAAAGGTCGGGGTATTCGGCCTAACGACCGAGGATACGGCCGAGACGTCCAGCCCAGGAAAAGACGTAGTCTTCCGCGATGCGGTGACTTCGGCCCAGGCAACGGTTGAAGCGATGGAGAAGGACGGGCTTGATAAGATCATCGCCTTGTCTCACCTGGGTTACGCTAAAGATCAGGCGCTGGCCGAGGCCGTCGAAGGCATCGACCTCATTGTCGGAGGCCATACCCATACAACGCTCAATGCACCGGAAGTGGTGACGGACAATCAACACGGTACACCAACCGTCATCGTGCAGGCGAATGAATGGGGCAAGTTCCTCGGCCGGGTAGACCTGCAGTTTGACAAAAACGGCGTTGTTCTCGTTGGCGACGGCCAACTCGACGGCAAGCTGATTCCGGTAGACAGTACGGTCCAGGAAGACACGCAGGCCAAGGATATGCTGGCTCCTTACAAAGCGGAATTGGAAGAACTGATGAAGCAGGTTATCGGTACTGCAGGCGTCGTACTTGATGGCAAACGCGAGAATGTCCGCTCCAAGGAGACGAATCTCGGTAATCTGATTGCGGATGGCATGCTGGCTAAAGCCAAAGAGCTTAAGAATGCTGATATTGCCCTCACCAATGGTGGAGGTATTCGCGCCGCGATCGATGAGGGCGAAATCACGATGGGCGAGCTGAGAACAGTGATGCCATTCGGGAATACGCTGTTTGTCATGGATGTCACGGGACAGCAGCTGAAAGACGGATTGGAAAACGGAATAAGCGGTGCCAAACTGGCGGATCTGCCAGGGAAGTTCCCGCAAATCGCCGGGATGAAATTCAAATGGGATCCTAGCGCTCCGGCAGGCGATAAAGTGTTCGACGTACAGATCATGAAGGACGGAAGCTACAAACCTCTGGTATTGACCGAGACATACCGGATGGCAACGAACAGCTTTGTAGCCAAGGGCGGGGATGGATATAAATCCTTTGCCGATGCGATTGCCGAAGGAAAATACAACGAGGATCTGGGTTACCCGGATTATGAAATTTTCATGGAATATGTGAACAAGCTGGGCGGTAAGGTTACGCCTAAGGTCGAGGGGAGAATTACGGAGCAGAAGAAACCGGCCAATCCGGGCGACGGCTCTTCTCCTGGATCAGGATCAGGCGGGTCGGGAGGCGGTTCCGTAACACCGCCGGTATCACAGCCTAATCCTCCTTCCTCTGGCGGAAACACATCATTGCCAAACGTAATGGCAGGCAAGGATCTGAATATAACTGATGCAGGCGGAGCAGTGGACCGCATTACGGTGAAGGAAGAGGCGTGGAAGAAGGCAGTTGCCGGAGTGTCTGCGAACGGGCAGCAGGAACTCATTATTCGGGCTCCAGAGTTGAACCGTGCAGCCGAGTTATCCCTTTCGGCAGCAGGTCTGAAGCTCGCCATGGAACGGAATTCGAATGTGACCCTGGTGCTGGAGACCGCACTTGGAGCCTTCCGTCTTCCAGTGACGGCTCTACATTTGGATGAGGTTCTGAAGCCGGCTCAAGGCTCTGGCAGCATCCAAGTGAAGGTATCCGTGGCTCCGGCAGCCAGCAAGGTAGCGGATGCTATGATAAGCAAGGCAGCTTCTATGGGTGCCTCGATGGCTGCGATCGGAGCGCTTCAGTTTGGAGTAGCGGTTGGAGCACCAGGCGCAGAGCAAGAACGGAAGGATTTCGGGAAGCGCGTAATCAGCCGCATCCTGCCGCTGCCGGCAGGGACAGCTTCGAATTCGGTCACTGCTGTAATTTTTGACGCAGATGCGGGAAGCTTCCGATTTGTACCGGCCACAGCGACGACGTGGAATGGTAAACCGGCCATCGAAGTGAAGCATGCCGGAAACGGCATTTACGCACTGCTGCAGTATAAGAAAACCTTTGCCGATCTAAACGGCCACTGGGCGAAAGCGGAAATCGAATCCATGGCTTCCAAGCTGCTCGTGAACGAAGTTAACGCTAACTCGTACGCGCCGGGCAAAGTAATCACGAGAGCAGAGTTTACGGCAATGCTGGTCCGCGCGATGGGACTTAGTCCGGTCATCGAGAGCGGAGCATTCAAGGATGTTCAGGATGCCTCCGCGTATGCCGGCGAGATCGGCGCAGCGTTGCGTTACGGCTTGATCGAGGGCGGCACTGGCGGTGCCTTCTTGCCCAATGCCAGCATGACTCGAGCGGAAATGGCCGTAATGATCACCAGGGCCATGGAGGCGGTAAATCCGACAGACCTGCCGAACCAGAGTGCGAATGCCAGTATTGAATTCAAAGATCAGGCATCCATCCCTGCTTGGGCGGCTGCCCATATTGCCAGTCTTACGGAGCAAGGCATCCTGCGGGGTGACAACCATGGTCATTTCGGTGCACTCGATTCGGTTACCCGTGCGCAAGCGGCACTTGTTCTGAAACGTACTTTGGCAGCATTGAACTTTATGAACTAA
- a CDS encoding extracellular solute-binding protein: MVMRKWTSLTLAAVLAAGLLAGCGSKSGESATDKGETPQANFNETGMPIVNEPLDLTFFTGKSPSNGSKFEETLVWKTYQEMSNVNVTWNLIPFDTLTEKRNLALAGGDYPDVFYSARVSSAELTRYGEQGVFIPLNDLIDKYAPNFKKLMEEYPDIRKGLTMPDGNIYSLPSFYDPALLSMLIGTPIWINQEWLDQLGMKEPQTTEEFYAYLKAVKETDLNGNGKHDEIPFASAGITGIIDHLKGSWGLGTSGLGHKLVDIDPDTGKLRFTKALPEYKEMLQFVNKLHQEGLLDKEIFTIEGGALNAKGQEGLLGATIVPNPEMVMGRKEYIGLGALKGPHGDQLYSHVKVPMVHVGAFAITDKNPNPEATIRWMDYFYGDEGAQFYFMGKEGETFTKNADGQLEYVKEITENPNGLTQDQALAKYFTWLGGSYPGFVREKWFKASETRPNAMAAAEKAEPYAVKEILYNFNFTLEETEVMTSIGKDIEDYVKEMEAKFVNGSASFSQWDEYVNTLNKMGLDRYMEVYQAAYERYQAE, encoded by the coding sequence ATGGTGATGAGAAAATGGACTTCACTTACATTGGCAGCTGTACTGGCAGCCGGATTGCTGGCAGGCTGCGGTAGTAAAAGCGGGGAAAGTGCAACGGATAAAGGTGAGACGCCGCAAGCCAATTTTAACGAGACCGGCATGCCGATTGTGAACGAACCCCTCGATCTGACGTTCTTCACGGGCAAGTCGCCATCAAACGGGAGCAAATTCGAGGAAACGCTCGTATGGAAAACCTATCAAGAGATGTCCAATGTGAATGTGACCTGGAACCTCATTCCATTCGATACCCTGACCGAGAAGCGGAATTTAGCGCTGGCAGGTGGAGATTATCCGGATGTATTCTACTCCGCAAGGGTCAGCTCCGCAGAGTTAACCCGTTATGGGGAGCAAGGAGTATTTATACCGCTGAATGATCTGATCGATAAATACGCACCGAATTTCAAAAAGCTGATGGAAGAGTACCCGGATATTCGAAAAGGGCTGACGATGCCGGACGGCAACATTTATTCCCTGCCATCTTTCTACGATCCTGCGCTGCTCTCCATGTTGATTGGTACACCGATTTGGATTAATCAGGAGTGGCTGGATCAGCTCGGGATGAAAGAGCCGCAGACGACAGAAGAATTCTATGCGTATTTGAAGGCGGTAAAAGAAACCGATCTAAACGGTAACGGAAAGCATGATGAGATTCCTTTCGCTTCAGCAGGCATTACCGGAATCATCGATCACTTGAAAGGATCTTGGGGACTTGGCACAAGCGGACTTGGCCATAAATTGGTGGACATAGATCCGGACACTGGGAAACTGCGCTTCACCAAAGCTTTGCCGGAGTATAAGGAAATGCTCCAGTTCGTAAACAAGCTGCACCAGGAAGGACTGCTCGATAAAGAGATCTTCACGATTGAGGGCGGCGCATTGAATGCCAAAGGGCAGGAGGGCCTGCTCGGTGCTACAATTGTGCCGAATCCGGAGATGGTGATGGGTCGCAAAGAATACATCGGCCTCGGGGCGCTTAAGGGACCGCATGGTGATCAGCTTTACTCCCACGTCAAAGTGCCGATGGTTCACGTAGGTGCATTTGCGATTACCGATAAGAACCCGAATCCGGAAGCAACGATCCGCTGGATGGATTACTTCTACGGGGATGAGGGCGCCCAGTTCTATTTCATGGGTAAAGAAGGCGAGACATTTACGAAGAACGCTGACGGTCAGCTGGAGTATGTGAAGGAGATTACGGAGAATCCAAATGGATTAACGCAGGATCAGGCGTTGGCCAAGTATTTCACTTGGCTGGGGGGCAGCTATCCTGGCTTTGTGCGGGAGAAATGGTTTAAAGCCTCGGAGACACGACCTAACGCCATGGCCGCAGCCGAAAAGGCAGAGCCGTATGCCGTGAAGGAGATTCTGTACAACTTTAACTTTACATTGGAGGAAACGGAGGTCATGACCTCGATTGGTAAAGATATCGAGGATTACGTTAAGGAAATGGAAGCGAAATTCGTGAACGGCTCGGCCTCGTTCAGCCAATGGGATGAGTATGTGAATACACTTAACAAGATGGGATTGGACCGATACATGGAGGTTTACCAAGCCGCTTATGAGCGCTACCAGGCGGAGTAA